A region of Clostridium acetobutylicum ATCC 824 DNA encodes the following proteins:
- a CDS encoding MgtC/SapB family protein codes for MFDYNLELNYFLRIIIAGLCGGLIGYERKNRMKEAGIRTHFIVCLSSALIMVVSKYGFQDQIGIKNISIDPSRVAAQVVSGIGFLGAGMIFMRRQSVKGLTTAAGVWATAGVGLAIGSGLYLIGLLSSFIILLGQTILHRNFSWLSTPRTEELNIKVINEPNVVDKIRNIFTSKDIVILSFKIKDGNDNNFDKPKLINMSFVLKVPQTYDTSDFLSMIQKYPFIKYIEF; via the coding sequence ATGTTTGATTACAACTTAGAATTAAATTACTTTCTAAGAATAATAATTGCAGGTCTATGCGGAGGGCTAATAGGCTATGAAAGAAAAAACAGAATGAAGGAAGCTGGTATACGTACTCACTTTATAGTTTGCTTAAGTTCCGCATTAATTATGGTAGTATCAAAATATGGTTTTCAAGATCAAATTGGAATAAAAAATATATCTATAGATCCTTCTCGTGTTGCTGCACAAGTAGTAAGTGGCATAGGCTTTTTAGGCGCAGGTATGATTTTTATGAGGAGACAATCTGTAAAAGGTTTAACTACAGCTGCTGGAGTATGGGCTACCGCCGGTGTTGGTCTTGCTATAGGCTCTGGCCTTTATCTCATAGGTCTCTTGTCTTCTTTTATAATATTATTAGGTCAGACTATTTTACACAGAAACTTTTCTTGGCTTTCAACACCAAGAACTGAAGAATTAAATATCAAGGTAATAAATGAACCAAATGTTGTAGATAAGATTCGTAATATATTTACTAGTAAGGATATTGTTATATTAAGCTTTAAAATTAAAGATGGCAATGATAATAACTTCGATAAACCAAAACTTATCAATATGAGCTTTGTATTAAAGGTTCCTCAAACCTATGACACCTCGGATTTTCTTTCAATGATTCAAAAATACCCTTTTATAAAGTATATTGAGTTTTAA
- a CDS encoding flavodoxin, translating into MSNILVVFYSFSNTTKKLAGEIAEQTGGDIRELVPEKAYSFNYNTATKEVRNEVERGYCPKLLSGNESVEPYEYIFLGTPNWFKSFAPPILSFLRNADLQGKTIIPFCTHGGGGIGQIKINIEKECPKSTVLSGFAAMSDFDKQQVTNWLQGIGLF; encoded by the coding sequence ATGAGCAATATATTAGTAGTGTTTTATTCTTTTTCTAATACAACAAAAAAATTAGCAGGGGAAATAGCAGAACAAACTGGAGGAGATATTAGGGAATTAGTTCCTGAAAAAGCATATTCCTTTAATTACAATACAGCAACAAAGGAAGTAAGGAATGAAGTTGAGAGAGGATACTGTCCTAAATTACTATCTGGAAATGAATCAGTTGAACCATATGAGTACATTTTTTTAGGAACACCTAATTGGTTTAAATCATTTGCTCCGCCTATATTAAGTTTTTTAAGAAATGCTGACCTTCAAGGAAAAACTATTATTCCATTTTGTACTCACGGTGGTGGAGGGATTGGACAAATCAAAATAAACATTGAAAAAGAATGTCCCAAATCAACAGTTCTTTCTGGATTTGCAGCAATGAGTGATTTTGATAAACAGCAAGTTACAAATTGGCTTCAAGGAATTGGTTTATTCTAA
- a CDS encoding alpha/beta hydrolase translates to MQKSVEIKSKSLTLRGVLHMPLEAREKLPIVVIYHGFCGNKMGPHFIFVKLARELEKLGIATIRFDFAGTGESDGEFVDMTFSNEVYDANVILDYVKTLEFVDKDRISILGFSMGGAIASVIAGDRKDEINTLCLWAPAGNMEQIILSDTYIGDKYDEIMEKGIYDVEGLLLGKKFLEDIKKVNIFDRASAYNKQSLIIHGTSDEIVPLSTSERYLEMYGENTSLELVEGANHIFEKNSWENRVIDLTKKYFSGKLVKF, encoded by the coding sequence ATGCAGAAGTCAGTTGAAATAAAAAGTAAAAGCTTAACATTAAGAGGTGTACTGCATATGCCACTTGAGGCTAGAGAAAAATTGCCTATTGTTGTAATATACCATGGGTTTTGCGGAAATAAAATGGGGCCTCATTTCATATTTGTGAAGTTAGCAAGGGAATTAGAAAAGTTGGGGATAGCTACTATAAGATTTGACTTTGCAGGAACAGGTGAAAGTGATGGAGAATTTGTTGATATGACCTTTAGTAATGAGGTTTATGATGCTAATGTAATTTTAGATTATGTGAAAACACTTGAGTTTGTTGATAAAGATAGGATATCAATACTTGGCTTCAGTATGGGAGGAGCGATAGCAAGTGTTATTGCAGGGGATAGAAAAGATGAAATAAATACTCTATGCTTATGGGCACCAGCTGGAAATATGGAGCAGATTATATTGTCTGATACGTACATTGGAGATAAGTATGATGAGATTATGGAAAAGGGAATCTATGATGTAGAAGGATTATTACTGGGAAAGAAATTTTTAGAGGATATTAAAAAGGTGAATATATTTGATAGAGCGTCAGCTTATAACAAGCAATCTCTAATAATTCATGGAACTTCTGATGAAATAGTTCCACTTAGTACCTCTGAAAGGTACCTAGAAATGTATGGAGAAAATACTTCTCTTGAACTTGTAGAAGGTGCAAACCATATATTCGAAAAAAATTCCTGGGAAAATAGGGTTATTGATCTTACAAAAAAATATTTTAGTGGTAAGTTAGTGAAATTTTAA
- a CDS encoding response regulator transcription factor produces the protein MGKRIYLVEDEQSLNILLDKYLTKEGYSVTTFADGNSAKERIKDMPDLWILDIMLPDIDGYELIKSIKQNNKATPVIFMSARNEELDRVVGLELGSDDYLSKPFLPRELVIRTNKLMERLYGDKDQENQDDIKIGEYTISKKQRLVFFRNEELQLTNKEFELLSYLSDNKNNVISREQILVNVWGDDYFGSDRVVDDTIRRLRKKINKLTIETVYGYGYKLVVRQ, from the coding sequence TTGGGCAAGAGAATATATTTAGTTGAGGATGAACAGAGTTTAAATATTTTACTTGATAAATATCTTACAAAGGAAGGGTACAGTGTAACTACATTTGCTGACGGTAATTCTGCTAAAGAGAGAATAAAAGATATGCCTGATTTATGGATACTAGATATAATGCTTCCAGATATAGATGGATATGAGCTTATTAAGAGCATTAAGCAAAATAATAAGGCTACTCCTGTGATATTTATGTCTGCAAGAAACGAAGAATTGGATAGAGTAGTTGGACTAGAGCTTGGAAGTGATGATTATTTATCCAAACCTTTTTTGCCAAGAGAACTAGTTATAAGAACAAATAAGCTTATGGAAAGATTGTATGGAGATAAAGATCAAGAAAATCAAGATGATATAAAAATTGGAGAATATACAATAAGTAAGAAACAAAGGTTGGTTTTTTTTAGAAATGAAGAGCTGCAGCTTACAAACAAAGAATTTGAACTTTTAAGTTATCTTTCAGACAATAAAAATAATGTTATTTCAAGGGAGCAAATATTAGTAAATGTTTGGGGAGATGACTATTTTGGTTCAGACAGAGTTGTAGATGATACTATACGAAGGCTAAGAAAAAAGATAAATAAACTAACCATAGAAACAGTATACGGCTATGGTTATAAATTGGTGGTAAGACAGTGA
- a CDS encoding HAMP domain-containing sensor histidine kinase: MKIFKIKTITMRIWMTFTVMILIIVCSISLLYISAFRAFDENEKIQDLKTAHDMLLKNSSTDKPLRFDKLRNLERSQSFIVTVKADEYEMQNVNQNPVGGGPMMHDSDMRKWMIEYLSKAGNSDKEFKEYYKGIKVLFIISHASVGYGKNTYLITYMPYFVDNNILYQVGIVGIVFIIIGFFTAKIVAGHISKPLKELESYTKKIANKDWKEPIQVRSDDEIGSLANSMNIMQKQLKYADENEKMFLQSISHDLKTPVMVIMSHAEAIIDGIYIDSVERTAEIIKDEAIRLEKKIKQMLYLNTLDYVLENNVENEIVNLRDLLYKMVDRFKVFNCDIKPDIISNTINVFGNQEKIEVAIENILENSLRYAKREIILRLKREDNSAIIEIYNDGEHIPEKSIEKIFDNLYKDKKGKFGLGLAISKKIVNFYGGEIRAVNREVGVSFLIKCPVYNSTDLL, translated from the coding sequence GTGAAAATATTTAAGATAAAGACCATAACTATGAGAATATGGATGACCTTTACGGTTATGATTCTCATAATAGTTTGCAGCATTTCACTATTGTATATATCAGCATTTAGAGCTTTCGATGAAAATGAAAAAATACAGGATTTAAAAACTGCCCATGATATGCTTCTTAAAAATAGTAGTACGGATAAACCTTTAAGATTTGATAAATTAAGAAACTTAGAGAGAAGTCAAAGCTTTATAGTAACAGTTAAGGCTGATGAATATGAGATGCAAAATGTGAATCAAAATCCGGTAGGTGGAGGTCCCATGATGCATGACAGTGATATGAGAAAGTGGATGATTGAGTACTTATCTAAGGCTGGAAATTCGGATAAGGAGTTCAAGGAGTATTACAAAGGCATAAAGGTGCTTTTTATTATAAGTCATGCTAGCGTGGGATATGGAAAAAATACATATCTTATAACTTATATGCCATACTTTGTAGATAACAATATATTATATCAAGTTGGTATAGTTGGAATCGTATTTATAATAATAGGCTTTTTTACTGCAAAAATTGTAGCTGGACACATATCTAAGCCGCTTAAGGAGCTAGAAAGTTATACGAAAAAAATAGCAAATAAGGATTGGAAAGAGCCTATTCAAGTTAGAAGCGATGATGAAATAGGAAGTCTTGCTAACTCAATGAATATTATGCAGAAACAATTAAAGTATGCGGATGAGAATGAAAAAATGTTTCTTCAAAGTATATCCCATGATTTAAAAACACCAGTTATGGTTATAATGAGTCATGCCGAGGCTATTATTGATGGTATTTATATTGATTCTGTTGAGAGGACAGCAGAGATAATAAAAGATGAGGCTATTAGGCTAGAAAAGAAAATCAAGCAAATGTTGTATTTAAATACACTCGACTATGTACTAGAGAATAACGTTGAAAATGAAATAGTGAATTTAAGAGATCTTCTTTACAAAATGGTGGATAGGTTTAAGGTTTTTAATTGTGATATTAAACCAGATATCATCTCAAACACTATTAATGTTTTTGGAAATCAAGAAAAAATAGAGGTGGCTATAGAAAATATACTAGAAAACTCCCTTAGATATGCGAAGAGAGAGATAATATTGAGACTTAAGAGAGAAGATAATTCTGCAATAATAGAAATATACAATGATGGAGAGCATATACCAGAAAAAAGCATAGAGAAGATATTTGATAATCTATACAAGGATAAGAAAGGAAAGTTTGGTCTCGGACTTGCAATATCAAAAAAGATAGTTAACTTTTATGGAGGAGAGATTAGAGCAGTTAATAGAGAAGTTGGAGTTAGTTTCTTAATAAAATGTCCAGTCTACAATAGTACAGACCTATTATAA
- a CDS encoding glycosyltransferase family 2 protein: MGYRIIYSVVVPIFNEELVILESYKRLKEVMDMTNEEYELVFVNDGSIDSTRKKVELICEKDDRVKLVNFSRNFGHQAAITAGMNVAIGHAIVVIDADLQDPPEVILQMIEKWKQGYEVVYGKRAKREGETFFKKFTSSMYYRVLRGMTNVDVPVDVGDFRLIDRKVCDALASLPEKSRYVRGLVSWVGFKQTYVEFVRHERFAGETKYPLNKMIKLALDGITSLSYKPLGIITYVGSLFSIIGVIASIIVITKNLISGTHILSLGLILSLNIIMFGIAFLSHGIMGQYVARIFEETKERPVYIIDNIVNYKQQAIQRKKVN, from the coding sequence ATGGGATACAGAATAATTTATAGTGTGGTTGTACCCATATTTAATGAAGAGCTTGTTATTCTTGAAAGTTATAAGAGGCTCAAAGAAGTTATGGATATGACAAATGAAGAATATGAGCTAGTGTTTGTCAATGATGGGAGCATAGATTCAACAAGGAAAAAGGTAGAGTTAATTTGTGAGAAGGATGATAGAGTTAAGCTTGTTAACTTTTCTAGAAACTTCGGGCATCAAGCGGCTATAACAGCAGGAATGAATGTAGCAATCGGACATGCAATTGTGGTAATTGATGCAGATCTCCAAGATCCACCAGAAGTTATACTGCAAATGATTGAGAAGTGGAAACAAGGATATGAAGTGGTATACGGGAAAAGAGCTAAAAGAGAAGGTGAAACCTTTTTTAAGAAATTTACTTCGAGTATGTACTATAGAGTTCTGAGAGGTATGACCAATGTAGATGTTCCTGTAGATGTTGGAGACTTTAGGCTTATTGATAGAAAAGTATGTGATGCACTAGCTTCACTACCTGAAAAGAGTAGATATGTTAGAGGATTGGTGAGTTGGGTTGGATTTAAGCAAACCTATGTAGAGTTTGTAAGACATGAAAGATTTGCTGGAGAAACAAAATATCCGTTAAACAAAATGATTAAGCTAGCACTAGATGGAATAACCTCACTTTCATACAAACCGCTTGGTATTATAACTTATGTAGGATCTCTTTTTTCGATTATAGGTGTAATTGCTTCTATAATTGTAATTACAAAAAATTTAATATCTGGAACTCATATTTTGAGTTTAGGATTAATCTTATCTTTAAACATTATTATGTTTGGTATTGCTTTTCTAAGTCATGGTATAATGGGACAATATGTTGCAAGAATTTTTGAAGAGACCAAAGAGAGGCCGGTTTATATAATAGATAATATAGTAAATTACAAACAGCAGGCTATTCAAAGAAAAAAAGTAAATTAA
- a CDS encoding class I SAM-dependent methyltransferase — protein sequence MNDYDNNSNINEDAWNKETYSAWVKRFGTPDTAAKKISKDPSKILSVLHEKLGDVKGKKIMNIMGSNGSKAVALALLGADVTVVDFSKGNMDYALDLAKEADVKIDYILSDILKLPEDKLTADYDIVFAEMGIIHYFIDLKPFIKTINRLLKEGGLFVLRDFHPVSTKLITSRGSTAKVRKHKVTGDYFDTSLEEKDAAFSKYLIDNKEPEKVLLRKWTLGEIVTSVAEGGFKIKKLDEEPNLSCDNFDKGIPKSFTLTSEKLS from the coding sequence ATGAACGATTATGATAACAATTCTAATATAAATGAAGATGCATGGAATAAAGAAACATACTCTGCATGGGTTAAACGCTTTGGAACTCCAGATACTGCTGCAAAAAAGATATCTAAGGACCCTTCAAAAATTTTATCCGTCTTGCACGAAAAACTTGGAGATGTAAAAGGGAAAAAAATAATGAACATTATGGGTTCAAATGGTAGTAAAGCCGTTGCCCTTGCACTATTAGGTGCAGATGTAACCGTTGTTGATTTTTCAAAGGGAAATATGGATTACGCTCTTGATTTAGCTAAAGAAGCGGATGTTAAAATAGATTATATTTTAAGTGATATATTAAAACTTCCAGAGGATAAGCTAACAGCTGACTATGATATAGTTTTTGCAGAAATGGGTATAATTCATTACTTTATTGACCTAAAGCCATTTATAAAAACAATAAATAGACTTCTTAAAGAAGGAGGCTTATTTGTTCTTAGAGATTTTCATCCGGTATCCACCAAATTAATCACATCTAGAGGCTCAACTGCAAAGGTTAGAAAGCATAAGGTTACAGGTGATTACTTTGATACCTCCTTAGAAGAAAAAGATGCCGCCTTTTCAAAATATCTTATTGATAACAAAGAGCCTGAAAAGGTGCTTTTAAGAAAATGGACTTTAGGTGAAATAGTTACTTCTGTTGCCGAAGGTGGTTTTAAAATAAAAAAATTAGACGAAGAACCAAACTTATCTTGTGATAATTTTGATAAAGGTATACCAAAGAGTTTTACTTTAACTTCAGAAAAACTTAGTTAA